CTCAACCAGGCTCACAGCTAACACATCCTGCTTGGGTGCATTGAAGTTTCATAGCCAGTGCTAGTCGCGAGTGCCATTGCCCAGCGAACGTCAGGCGTCCTTCCTTGAGGCCACCGCTGGGGCTTGCTGCGATCCGGCCACCAAAGACAATATTTCCATGGACATAGAAGTTATCATAAGTGATGTCCACGGGGAGCGCACGGTTGCCATCGATCGCGATGCCTTCACCGTCACCAAAGAGCCCCGTATTCGTGGGATGTTGTAAGGTTCCTGCACCGCCGAGATCGAACGATTTCTGGGTATTGATTCCAGATCCCATGTGTAGGCCAGAGTGTTTATAATGAATGATCTTGCCAAGTTCCGGCTCTTGACGATGACTATGCTCACTAGGATATTGAATCATACGAGTCCTCCCAGGGAATAAGACAGCATAATATTCTGTATGCTGTCATACGGCGCATTATAGTTATGGATGACATGTGGCTCATGAGCATCCATACCTATAAATCATGGCTGTACTATGGATAGCAAATACAGCATCTTGAAAGACCTTCCCCTGTATATATGGAACTGTGTACAGGATCTACTTCACCGGACGGATGTTGAATATCTATTGAACACACCCAAAGCGCTGTGGCAATGTGTTTTCAGATAACAGCTGGCTTGAGCTAGCGAAAACCTATGACCGATCCATGCCTCTTCGGATAGACCATGATCTAAGCACGTTTTGCCCTTGCAAATCATCCAACCACCTTTATATCTGCCTTATAGCGCAGGACCATTTGGGCGACCACCAGTATTGCCGTGGCGGATTCTTTAGACACCTCAGGATTGCTGGGCATACGATGAATGTGAACATGAGATCAGCTTTCCATCCGGAATAATAGTCAATGCTCAGGACGTCGTAGTTGATTCTGATGAGATTGTTCTTCCCCTGAGAAAAGTAtttgccaacaacagaagcaGGTTTAAGTTGGAATATCACTTTCACCAGGATATTCGCATGGGGTGTGAGTAGAGCATGATGCGCTGCATCTTTGGTAGATGCACAATGATTGGACTTGGAATATGGGAACTCGCTCTGAAGATAGGAAAGGACGGTGTTCTTATATTGGGAAAATGAAGTGTTCTAAGAATATCAAATTCGCGCCGGACATAACGATTCCTAGAAGCCCGAGACGACTTAGGGTTATCAAACCCCGGGGCGGCGATTGATCTCTGGGCCGCGATTGATCTCCGGATAACACCTCCAATGCCTCATTCAAACGTCAGGATTGTAATGGGCTATGATATTTGCGACATAGGCATGCTTCGGCTTAAAATCGACTTGCCTGCTTTCTGATGTCGCTAAACGTCGCATTCCTCACCCATTTACCTCCATTATGGACGGTTACTATGACCTCGGCTCATTTGGCCGCCCCATCACTACAGAAAATGCCGACGCGCAGACATGGTTCAATCGGGGGCTGACGTGGGCTTATGGCTTTAACCATCGAGAGTCAGCTGAGTGCTTTGAAAAAGCAATATCCTGCGACCCATCTTGTGCAATTGCCTACTGGGGCCTCGCGTTTTCTCTCGGACCGAACTACAACAAAGAATGGAAACTCTTTGACCAAGAAGACCTGAAAGTAACCACGAAACGCACTTATGATGCGTCGCGTAAAGCCAAGGCGTACATTGAGAATGCATCGTCAATTGAGCGTGCTCTTGTTGATGCCATCCAGATTCGCTACCAGACTGATAGCCCTGTCAGCATGCAGGAATACGCCCTGCAGGACCGTGCCTATGCTGATTCCATGGAGTCTGTATACCGCAGATTTGGAGACGACCTGGATGTGGCAGCCCTATATGCCGATGCATTGATGCAGCTAACCCCCTGGAAGCTCTGGGATCTCCACACAGGACAGCCAACCCCCGGTGCTCGCACGCTGGAAGCAAAGACGGTTTTGGAGAAGGCATTGAAACACAAGAATGCCAAACATCATCCCGGCCTGCTGCATCTTTACATCCACATGGCTGAAATGTCACCCAACCCGGAACACGGATTGAATGCAGCAGACCATCTTCGAGACTTGGTTCCTGACGCCGGTCACCTTCGTCACATGCCCTCACATCTCGACATACTTGTCGGGGATTACCGCCGTGCCATCGCATCGAACTATCAGGCCATACTTGCCGATGAGGAGTTTTTACGGCGTAGGGGAGCACATAATCTCTACAGCTTTTACCGTATGCATGACTATCAGTCACTCATCTACGCTGCCATGTTCGCTGGGAAGAAAGATGTTGCATTGGAAATGGTCGATCAGATGGAAGGCACTCTTCCAGAAGATGCATTACGCATTGAGTCACCGCCACTGGCTGACTGGCTGGAGACGTTCAAGGCAGTTCGGTTCCATGTCATGATCCGATTCGGCATGTGGGATGAGCTTACCCGCATTGATCTGCCTTCGGATCAGAACTTGTACTGCGTCACCACCGCCACGGCTCATTACGCCAAAGGCGTAGCCTGGGCTGCGCTCGGGAATGTTCAAGAGGCAGAAAGAGAACGTACCTTGTTCCACGAAAGCTTGAAGCATGTTTCTCCCACCCGCCTGGATTTTCCGGTCAAATGTGTCGATATCCTCGCCGTCGGAGTTGTCATGTTGGACGGTGAGATTGAATATCGTCGTGGCAATTACAAACAAGCCTTTGAGCATCTGCGCAAATCAGTAGATTTGGACGACGGCTTAGACTATAGTGAGCCATGGGGGTGGATGCAGCCAGCCCGCCATGCATACGCTGCGCTACTCCTCGAGCAGGGCCACCTTCAAGAAGCGGCGGATGTATACAAGGCAGACCTTGGTCTAGGCGGCGCACCCACCGCGGCTAATCAACATCCAAATAATGTGTGGGCACTCCAGGGTTATCACGAATGTTTGATTCGACTGGGACGGACGGTGGAGGCGGACCTAATTAAGCCGCAGTTGAAAGTGGCAGTTGCTGTAGCTGATATTCCCATTCGATCATCGTGTTTTTGTCGAGTCGATTAGTGGGCATGGTCAAATCATTATAGATGAGCAAATACAAAGAGATGAGGATGTCCTCGAGCATCCAGTGACTTGACTGAATGCCGGGGGATGTTCTTCAAATTCCTTCCCTCGAACAAGAAGACCCTGGAATATTTCCTGGCCACCGACTACCGGGAAGGAAGGGGGGGGAACTACATGTCTAAAATAAAAAAGGTTTGTAACCAGTTTCTTGGGTACCTTCGCATTCTCTACATCCTGCCCGCAAGGAGAAAACCACAGTAGCATTTGTTTATGAATAGACATTAGCAATTACCGTTTCCTGATTGATGCCAGCTTGAATTGGTACATGCCCGTACTACAACAT
This Aspergillus chevalieri M1 DNA, chromosome 3, nearly complete sequence DNA region includes the following protein-coding sequences:
- a CDS encoding uncharacterized protein (COG:S;~EggNog:ENOG410PIP3;~InterPro:IPR011990,IPR019734;~go_function: GO:0005515 - protein binding [Evidence IEA]), translated to MDGYYDLGSFGRPITTENADAQTWFNRGLTWAYGFNHRESAECFEKAISCDPSCAIAYWGLAFSLGPNYNKEWKLFDQEDLKVTTKRTYDASRKAKAYIENASSIERALVDAIQIRYQTDSPVSMQEYALQDRAYADSMESVYRRFGDDLDVAALYADALMQLTPWKLWDLHTGQPTPGARTLEAKTVLEKALKHKNAKHHPGLLHLYIHMAEMSPNPEHGLNAADHLRDLVPDAGHLRHMPSHLDILVGDYRRAIASNYQAILADEEFLRRRGAHNLYSFYRMHDYQSLIYAAMFAGKKDVALEMVDQMEGTLPEDALRIESPPLADWLETFKAVRFHVMIRFGMWDELTRIDLPSDQNLYCVTTATAHYAKGVAWAALGNVQEAERERTLFHESLKHVSPTRLDFPVKCVDILAVGVVMLDGEIEYRRGNYKQAFEHLRKSVDLDDGLDYSEPWGWMQPARHAYAALLLEQGHLQEAADVYKADLGLGGAPTAANQHPNNVWALQGYHECLIRLGRTVEADLIKPQLKVAVAVADIPIRSSCFCRVD